A genomic window from Companilactobacillus alimentarius DSM 20249 includes:
- a CDS encoding Cof-type HAD-IIB family hydrolase, which translates to MIKFIGTDLDGTLLNSYSKVSAKNVQAIRDAVNSGIVFAICSGRTLHSVNKYFVKDLKVSGYRVVLNGAVVVNANGKMVIDRPLDRDIVAEILKRAEFSKFKIVLDGLNDTYIYDPNHNWNTYFEGMSRHHYKAHSVQDLMKLNNQEDLNIYKVCFSCPPKRLAELQKKLESFTALPITISRSGSNYFEINGQDITKLSALQHISELEKIPMTDFMCFGDYGNDLEMVKEAGYGVAMENAIKNVKDVAWKTTLTNNEDGVAKMIKRVLAKEFD; encoded by the coding sequence ATGATTAAATTTATTGGGACTGATCTAGATGGGACATTATTGAATAGTTACAGTAAGGTCTCTGCTAAAAATGTGCAGGCTATTCGTGATGCTGTCAATTCCGGAATTGTATTTGCAATTTGTTCGGGGAGAACGTTGCATTCGGTTAATAAATATTTTGTCAAAGATTTAAAAGTGTCGGGATACCGCGTTGTTTTAAATGGGGCGGTTGTAGTGAATGCTAATGGAAAGATGGTCATAGATCGGCCGCTCGATCGTGATATCGTAGCTGAGATTTTAAAGCGAGCAGAGTTTAGTAAATTCAAAATTGTTTTGGATGGTTTAAATGATACTTACATTTATGATCCTAATCACAACTGGAATACTTATTTTGAAGGGATGAGCCGGCATCACTACAAAGCTCATTCAGTGCAGGATTTGATGAAGTTAAATAATCAAGAAGATCTTAATATTTATAAGGTTTGTTTCAGTTGCCCACCAAAACGATTGGCAGAGTTACAAAAAAAATTGGAATCTTTTACAGCTTTGCCAATAACCATCAGTCGCTCAGGTAGCAATTATTTTGAGATTAATGGACAAGACATTACTAAGCTGTCCGCTTTGCAACATATCTCAGAATTAGAAAAAATACCGATGACTGATTTTATGTGTTTTGGTGATTATGGAAATGATTTAGAAATGGTTAAAGAAGCAGGTTATGGAGTGGCAATGGAAAATGCTATCAAAAATGTAAAAGATGTCGCTTGGAAAACTACTTTGACGAATAATGAAGATGGCGTTGCTAAAATGATCAAAAGAGTTTTAGCAAAGGAATTTGATTGA